Proteins from a single region of Punica granatum isolate Tunisia-2019 chromosome 8, ASM765513v2, whole genome shotgun sequence:
- the LOC116187118 gene encoding uncharacterized protein LOC116187118 has protein sequence MEQRKSAKNGCAGERNSSGKEDDVVGQVEGSPVHSQVRKIKREEKTMVDWSPGQPELRPALREITRQISRSRLGLGGRAISVGDP, from the coding sequence ATGGAGCAGAGGAAGAGCGCCAAGAACGGCTGCGCTGGGGAAAGGAACAGCAGCGGGAAGGAGGACGATGTTGTCGGGCAGGTGGAGGGTTCACCAGTCCACAGCCAAGTGAGGAAGATAAAGCGCGAGGAGAAGACGATGGTTGATTGGTCCCCAGGGCAGCCGGAGCTCCGGCCGGCTCTTCGGGAGATCACCCGGCAGATCTCCAGGTCGCGTCTCGGGCTCGGCGGGAGAGCCATCTCCGTCGGCGACCCATAG
- the LOC116188558 gene encoding dihydropyrimidine dehydrogenase (NADP(+)), chloroplastic isoform X2: MASLSLTQIGGGGNPVAEFVRTRSRPILARPSRAGLRVVAAAETGREPDLRVTVNGLHMPNPFVIGSGPPGTNYTVMKRAFDEGWGAVIAKTVSLDAAKVINVTPRYARLRTGANGSAKGQIIGWENIELISDRPLETMLKEFRQLKEEYPDRILIASIMEEYDKAAWEELIDRVEQTGIDAIEVNFSCPHGMPERKMGAAVGQDCALLEEVCGWINAKATVPVWAKMTPNITDITQPAKVALNSGCEGVAAINTIMSVMGINLESLRPEPCVEGYSTPGGYSSKAVHPIALGKVMNIAKMMKSEFGDRTDLSLSGIGGVETGGDAAEFILVGANTVQYEGMRTQDGMESP; the protein is encoded by the exons ATGGCTTCGCTGAGCTTGACCCAGATCGGAGGTGGCGGCAACCCGGTGGCAGAGTTCGTCAGGACTCGGTCCCGGCCGATCCTGGCTCGGCCCAGCAGGGCCGGGCTCCGGGTCGTCGCCGCTGCAGAGACCGGCCGCGAGCCCGATCTCAGGGTCACTGTCAACGGGTTGCACATGCCCAACCCGTTCGTTATCGGGTCTGGCCCGCCGGGGACCAACTACACCGTCATGAAGAGGGCCTTCGATGAAGGCTGGGGTGCCGTGATTGCCAAAACT GTGTCACTTGATGCTGCTAAAGTAATCAATGTTACCCCTCGATATGCTCGTCTAAGGACAGGGGCAAATGGCTCTGCCAAGGGACAGATTATCGGGTGGGAGAACATAGAACTCATCAGCGACCGACCTCTTGAGACGATGTTGAAGGAGTTCAGGCAGCTGAAAGAAGAGTACCCTGATAGGATTCTCATTGCTTCGATAATGGAAGAATATGACAAAGCTGCATGGGAAGAGCTTATTGACCGTGTCGAGCAAACCGGAATT gATGCAATCGAAGTCAATTTTTCGTGTCCTCACGGTATGCCAGAGCGTAAGATGGGGGCAGCAGTCGGACAGGATTGTGCTCTTTTAGAAGAGGTCTGCGGGTGGATAAATGCAAAAGCTACTGTTCCTGTTTGGGCAAAGATGACTCCTAACATTACAGACATAACTCAG CCAGCTAAGGTGGCTTTGAATTCGGGATGTGAGGGTGTAGCTGCTATTAACACCATCATGAGTGTCATGGGCATCAACCTTGAGAGCTTACGCCCTGAGCCTTGTGTCGAAGG GTACTCTACTCCTGGGGGGTATTCTTCCAAGGCAGTCCATCCTATTGCGCTCGGGAAAGTGATGAACATCGCAAAGATGATGAAGTCAGAATTTGGTGACAGGACGGATCTCTCACTCTCCGGTATTGGAGGGGTTGAGACTGGAGGTGATGCTGCTGAATTTATTCTCGTGGGGGCAAATACTGTTCAG TACGAGGGAATGAGAACACAGGATGGAATGGAATCACCATGA
- the LOC116188560 gene encoding homeobox protein knotted-1-like 1 yields MEAHRDRETCANVVVEEEEDDDDNNVDESADKDVLKRRISTHPLFGELVRIHLDCLKVGVVGEARGDHYRMRNQQHIIEYNKSSRRMLHHSDLDQFMEAYCVALSKLRDAMEEPQHESMAFISSMHSQLQEMTGVPIAHSDTPPPLPPRPTSSG; encoded by the exons ATGGAGGCTCACAGGGACAGAGAAACATGTGCAAACGTAGtagtagaagaagaagaagatgatgatgataacaATGTTGATGAAAGTGCCGATAAGGATGTGCTCAAGAGAAGAATATCGACTCATCCACTCTTCGGGGAACTCGTGAGAATTCACCTCGACTGTTTgaag GTAGGGGTAGTTGGTGAAGCACGTGGCGATCATTATCGGATGAGGAATCAACAGCATATCATAGAGTATAACAAGTCCTCACGGAGAATGCTTCATCACTCAGATCTTGACCAGTTCATG GAAGCGTACTGTGTGGCATTGAGCAAGCTGAGGGACGCAATGGAGGAGCCTCAGCATGAGTCAATGGCTTTCATCAGCAGCATGCATTCGCAGCTTCAGGAGATGACTGGAGTCCCAATTGCCCATTCTGATACTccccctcctcttcctcctcgtcCCACCTCTTCtggttaa
- the LOC116188558 gene encoding dihydropyrimidine dehydrogenase (NADP(+)), chloroplastic isoform X1, producing the protein MASLSLTQIGGGGNPVAEFVRTRSRPILARPSRAGLRVVAAAETGREPDLRVTVNGLHMPNPFVIGSGPPGTNYTVMKRAFDEGWGAVIAKTVSLDAAKVINVTPRYARLRTGANGSAKGQIIGWENIELISDRPLETMLKEFRQLKEEYPDRILIASIMEEYDKAAWEELIDRVEQTGIDAIEVNFSCPHGMPERKMGAAVGQDCALLEEVCGWINAKATVPVWAKMTPNITDITQPAKVALNSGCEGVAAINTIMSVMGINLESLRPEPCVEGYSTPGGYSSKAVHPIALGKVMNIAKMMKSEFGDRTDLSLSGIGGVETGGDAAEFILVGANTVQVCTGVMMHGYGLVKKLCAELKDFMRMHNFSSIEDFRGVSLQYFTTHTDLVRRQQEAIRQRKAIRKGLQSDKDWTGDGFVTETESMVSN; encoded by the exons ATGGCTTCGCTGAGCTTGACCCAGATCGGAGGTGGCGGCAACCCGGTGGCAGAGTTCGTCAGGACTCGGTCCCGGCCGATCCTGGCTCGGCCCAGCAGGGCCGGGCTCCGGGTCGTCGCCGCTGCAGAGACCGGCCGCGAGCCCGATCTCAGGGTCACTGTCAACGGGTTGCACATGCCCAACCCGTTCGTTATCGGGTCTGGCCCGCCGGGGACCAACTACACCGTCATGAAGAGGGCCTTCGATGAAGGCTGGGGTGCCGTGATTGCCAAAACT GTGTCACTTGATGCTGCTAAAGTAATCAATGTTACCCCTCGATATGCTCGTCTAAGGACAGGGGCAAATGGCTCTGCCAAGGGACAGATTATCGGGTGGGAGAACATAGAACTCATCAGCGACCGACCTCTTGAGACGATGTTGAAGGAGTTCAGGCAGCTGAAAGAAGAGTACCCTGATAGGATTCTCATTGCTTCGATAATGGAAGAATATGACAAAGCTGCATGGGAAGAGCTTATTGACCGTGTCGAGCAAACCGGAATT gATGCAATCGAAGTCAATTTTTCGTGTCCTCACGGTATGCCAGAGCGTAAGATGGGGGCAGCAGTCGGACAGGATTGTGCTCTTTTAGAAGAGGTCTGCGGGTGGATAAATGCAAAAGCTACTGTTCCTGTTTGGGCAAAGATGACTCCTAACATTACAGACATAACTCAG CCAGCTAAGGTGGCTTTGAATTCGGGATGTGAGGGTGTAGCTGCTATTAACACCATCATGAGTGTCATGGGCATCAACCTTGAGAGCTTACGCCCTGAGCCTTGTGTCGAAGG GTACTCTACTCCTGGGGGGTATTCTTCCAAGGCAGTCCATCCTATTGCGCTCGGGAAAGTGATGAACATCGCAAAGATGATGAAGTCAGAATTTGGTGACAGGACGGATCTCTCACTCTCCGGTATTGGAGGGGTTGAGACTGGAGGTGATGCTGCTGAATTTATTCTCGTGGGGGCAAATACTGTTCAG GTGTGTACTGGAGTCATGATGCACGGGTACGGCCTTGTCAAGAAGCTCTGTGCTGAGCTGAAAGATTTCATGAGGATGCACAACTTCTCGAGTATAGAAGACTTCAGGGG GGTTTCTCTTCAGTACTTCACCACCCACACCGACCTAGTTCGGCGCCAGCAAGAAGCAATCCGACAGCGCAAAGCCATCAGGAAAGGTTTGCAATCCGATAAAGACTGGACTGGTGATGGCTTCGTGACAGAGACTGAGAGCATGGTTTCAAACTAA